From Desulfuromonas soudanensis, the proteins below share one genomic window:
- a CDS encoding UbiA family prenyltransferase yields MTNRWWLYQKERFPIFAHGPLILAFSLSAMSYSALLRGESTLRPAAALVAFVTAFFFFLQLRIADEFKDAADDARWRPYRPVPRGLVTLRELGWIGVGAGVIQLAGSLWLRPLQALMLVIAWVYLALMSREFFVHDWLKAHPTFYLLSHMIILPVFDIYATACDWLMARATPPQGLIWFLAVSYLNGIVIEIGRKIRAPEDEEEGVETYTVLWGRPRALAAWLGAMGLTALCAWRGAVLIGFATPVALLLLILLVSATLVAIRFARHPLPGRGRHFELVSGIWTLVMYLSLGAGPLLLRFLQGGLR; encoded by the coding sequence ATGACTAACCGCTGGTGGCTCTACCAGAAGGAACGCTTCCCGATCTTTGCCCACGGTCCGCTGATCCTGGCCTTCAGTCTGTCGGCGATGAGTTATTCGGCTTTGCTGCGCGGCGAATCAACCCTGCGCCCAGCCGCAGCCCTCGTCGCCTTCGTCACCGCTTTCTTCTTTTTTCTTCAGCTGCGCATCGCCGACGAGTTCAAGGACGCCGCCGACGATGCCCGCTGGCGCCCCTACCGGCCTGTCCCCCGGGGGTTGGTCACCCTGCGGGAGCTCGGCTGGATCGGGGTCGGTGCCGGGGTGATCCAGTTGGCCGGATCGTTGTGGCTGCGGCCGCTGCAGGCGCTCATGCTGGTAATCGCCTGGGTCTATCTCGCCCTGATGAGCCGGGAGTTTTTCGTCCACGATTGGCTCAAGGCCCATCCCACCTTCTACCTTCTCTCTCACATGATCATCCTTCCGGTTTTCGATATTTACGCCACCGCCTGCGACTGGCTCATGGCCCGGGCTACACCACCGCAGGGCCTGATCTGGTTTTTGGCAGTCAGTTACCTCAACGGGATCGTCATCGAAATCGGCCGGAAGATTCGCGCCCCGGAGGATGAGGAGGAGGGAGTGGAAACCTACACCGTTCTCTGGGGGCGGCCCCGGGCCCTGGCCGCCTGGCTGGGGGCGATGGGGCTCACCGCCCTCTGTGCCTGGCGCGGGGCGGTACTCATCGGCTTTGCCACGCCGGTGGCGCTCCTTCTTCTTATTCTGCTCGTCAGCGCGACCCTGGTCGCTATCCGTTTTGCAAGACATCCCCTCCCCGGTAGGGGGAGACACTTCGAACTGGTATCCGGCATCTGGACCCTGGTAATGTACCTGAGTCTCGGGGCCGGGCCGTTGCTTCTGCGTTTTCTGCAGGGAGGTTTGCGATGA
- a CDS encoding PstS family phosphate ABC transporter substrate-binding protein, translated as MKKGLRKLGLGLLLLTLATPAMGARIDIPGTGDGVNILAAVGEAFTAATGVEVRVPQSIGSSGGIEVVGTDKALIARVARPIKDKEQHYGLTTVNFVRVPTVFFVDPAIGIDGLSSRQILDIYAGKITNWKAVGGIDGEIEVFRREDGDSSLQNLMQTFPGFKDIVLSDRARIMNKTPHMVKAILFTPGSIGFGPLDVAIAGKLKVLKIDGMAPEQKGYPAFGILSFVFKQNNFQGDVKAFVEFATSPAAHDAIKKAGGVPLI; from the coding sequence GTGAAAAAAGGATTACGTAAACTGGGACTCGGTCTGCTGCTGCTCACTTTGGCTACACCGGCGATGGGTGCCAGGATCGATATTCCCGGGACGGGTGACGGCGTCAATATCCTTGCCGCCGTCGGCGAGGCCTTCACCGCGGCCACCGGAGTCGAGGTCAGGGTGCCGCAAAGCATCGGTTCATCGGGAGGGATCGAGGTTGTCGGGACCGACAAGGCGCTGATCGCCCGGGTGGCCCGCCCGATCAAGGACAAGGAACAGCACTACGGCTTGACCACCGTGAATTTCGTTCGGGTGCCGACGGTTTTTTTCGTCGATCCGGCCATCGGAATCGACGGCCTGAGCAGCCGCCAGATTCTCGACATATATGCCGGAAAAATCACCAACTGGAAGGCCGTCGGCGGCATCGATGGGGAAATCGAAGTTTTCAGGCGCGAAGACGGCGACAGCTCCTTGCAGAACCTGATGCAAACCTTCCCCGGCTTCAAGGATATCGTTCTGAGCGACAGGGCCCGGATCATGAACAAGACGCCGCACATGGTTAAAGCAATCCTCTTTACCCCGGGGAGCATCGGATTCGGACCCCTCGATGTCGCCATCGCCGGAAAGCTCAAGGTGTTGAAAATCGACGGCATGGCCCCTGAGCAGAAGGGATATCCCGCTTTCGGCATTCTCTCCTTTGTTTTTAAACAAAATAATTTCCAGGGTGATGTCAAGGCGTTCGTCGAATTCGCCACCTCTCCGGCGGCCCATGATGCCATCAAAAAGGCGGGGGGCGTGCCGCTCATTTGA
- a CDS encoding hydroxymethylglutaryl-CoA reductase — protein MPRDAIQTQGFLAHLLQNQSKGELLKRLEPNWEPPAAKVPGGARITPEIVARRWKRLALAPEIRAALLGDLDPATLASFGRNIENFIGVARLPIGLAGPLRVNGLFAQGDYLLPLATTEAALVASYHRGASLLSQAGGCSSMLLAEGVSRAPGFAFQTAREAGLFVAWAMESLERIRGAADATSRYARLKDLRITIEGNHVYLLLEFQTGDASGQNMATIATEAVCALVAAESPVTPEYFFVEANMSGDKKASAQSFLGVRGKKVTAEAIIPAELVEKILHTTPLRMTDYWRMSALGGVLSGTIGVQGHYANGLAALYIACGQDAACIAESAVGVTRFEVREDGALYAAVTLPNLMVGTIGGGTGLPTQHACLELMGLAGAGKARALAEVCAGMVLAGELSIIGALAAGEFTSAHKKLARGKEQSKEGDNHD, from the coding sequence ATGCCAAGAGATGCGATACAGACTCAGGGATTTTTGGCGCACCTGCTTCAGAACCAGAGCAAGGGAGAGCTTCTCAAAAGACTCGAACCGAACTGGGAGCCCCCGGCGGCGAAGGTGCCGGGAGGTGCCCGGATCACCCCGGAGATTGTGGCGCGGCGCTGGAAGAGGCTGGCACTGGCCCCGGAGATCAGGGCGGCGCTCCTCGGTGACCTGGATCCGGCGACTCTGGCCTCCTTTGGCCGCAATATCGAAAACTTCATCGGCGTCGCCCGCCTCCCCATCGGCCTTGCCGGACCGCTTCGGGTCAACGGACTCTTTGCCCAGGGAGACTATCTCCTCCCTCTGGCTACCACCGAGGCGGCTCTGGTCGCTTCCTACCATCGCGGGGCCTCTCTCCTCTCCCAGGCGGGCGGCTGTAGTTCCATGCTGCTGGCCGAAGGGGTCAGCCGCGCGCCGGGATTTGCCTTCCAGACGGCTCGCGAGGCCGGTCTGTTCGTCGCCTGGGCGATGGAGAGCCTCGAGAGAATTCGGGGCGCCGCCGACGCCACCTCGCGATACGCACGACTTAAGGATCTGCGCATTACCATCGAGGGAAACCACGTCTATCTCCTTTTGGAGTTTCAGACCGGCGATGCCTCGGGTCAGAACATGGCGACGATTGCCACCGAGGCCGTCTGTGCCCTGGTTGCCGCGGAGTCTCCCGTTACTCCCGAATATTTCTTCGTCGAGGCCAATATGTCCGGCGACAAAAAAGCCAGCGCCCAGTCGTTCTTGGGTGTGCGCGGAAAGAAGGTGACAGCCGAAGCGATCATCCCGGCCGAACTGGTGGAAAAGATCCTCCATACCACGCCCCTACGCATGACCGACTATTGGCGCATGTCGGCCCTCGGCGGGGTCCTCTCCGGCACCATCGGAGTCCAGGGACATTACGCCAACGGCCTGGCGGCTTTGTACATTGCCTGTGGCCAGGATGCCGCCTGCATCGCCGAATCGGCGGTGGGAGTGACCCGCTTCGAAGTACGAGAGGACGGGGCACTCTACGCGGCGGTGACCCTTCCCAACCTGATGGTCGGAACCATTGGCGGCGGGACCGGCCTTCCCACCCAGCACGCCTGTCTGGAGCTGATGGGGCTCGCTGGTGCCGGGAAGGCGCGGGCGTTGGCCGAGGTCTGTGCCGGCATGGTCCTGGCCGGTGAACTCTCGATCATCGGTGCACTGGCTGCCGGCGAGTTCACTTCGGCCCACAAAAAACTCGCCCGGGGAAAAGAGCAGTCAAAAGAGGGAGATAATCATGACTAA
- the dmpI gene encoding 4-oxalocrotonate tautomerase DmpI gives MPIIAIEGPPIADLNVRRKLVSELTSAAARAYALPEEKIIVLIRENTPEQVAVGGKLLADLR, from the coding sequence ATGCCGATCATCGCCATCGAAGGGCCACCCATCGCCGATCTCAATGTCCGCCGCAAACTGGTCAGTGAATTGACGTCCGCCGCCGCCCGGGCCTACGCCCTGCCGGAAGAAAAAATCATTGTCCTTATCCGCGAAAACACCCCGGAACAGGTGGCCGTCGGCGGCAAGCTGCTCGCTGACCTGAGATAA
- a CDS encoding sigma 54-interacting transcriptional regulator, giving the protein MIARASFANPFGSEREDLDRRIAGVDIPLDRNELYARAVDRAEAALRRLEVDGRVDLTRYRSEDQDVLRTVCLFDIYHRYREAFDASIQQQIAAGDAPCQIPFAPEIFSLLAQRGFADDEILRYFAIFYQLRRAFYFIEGTLLGLSPSMNTLRRNLWNCIFTADIGRYETLLWDRMEDFSTLLLGETGTGKGAAAAAIGRSGFIPFEERKGCFSESFTRNFIHLNLSQYPEALIESELFGHKKGAFTGAIVDHPGAFSRCTPHGSIFLDEIGDLSIPVQIKLLQILQERIFSPVGSHDRQRFHGRVIAATHKPLEAMRRTGQFRDDFYYRLCSDIIVVPPLRQRLREEPRELTEMVSGILSRMLGSSGLRLVDFVCATLTRSVAPDYPWPGNVRELEQAVRRILVTEDFRGETPPTAANGKQQFLIDIDAGALNARELQACYCRLLYQRHGTIEEVARRTDLDRRTVKKYLGD; this is encoded by the coding sequence ATGATTGCCCGAGCGTCCTTCGCCAACCCCTTCGGCTCCGAGCGGGAGGATCTCGATCGGCGCATCGCCGGGGTCGATATTCCCCTCGACCGGAACGAGCTCTATGCACGGGCGGTGGACCGGGCCGAGGCTGCTCTGCGGCGACTGGAGGTCGATGGCCGGGTGGACCTGACCCGCTACCGCAGTGAAGACCAGGATGTCTTGCGCACAGTCTGTCTCTTCGACATCTATCATCGCTACCGCGAGGCGTTCGACGCCTCTATCCAGCAGCAGATCGCCGCCGGCGACGCCCCCTGCCAGATCCCCTTTGCCCCCGAGATCTTCTCCCTCCTCGCGCAACGGGGCTTTGCCGACGACGAAATCCTCCGTTACTTCGCCATCTTCTACCAGCTCCGGCGTGCTTTTTATTTCATCGAAGGAACCTTGCTCGGGCTCTCCCCGTCGATGAACACCCTGCGGCGGAACCTCTGGAACTGCATCTTTACTGCCGATATCGGCCGCTATGAGACCCTCCTCTGGGACAGGATGGAGGACTTTTCGACCCTGCTCCTCGGCGAAACCGGCACCGGCAAGGGGGCGGCGGCCGCCGCCATCGGCCGCTCGGGCTTCATCCCCTTCGAGGAGCGCAAGGGGTGCTTCAGCGAGAGCTTCACCCGCAACTTCATCCACCTCAATCTTTCCCAGTATCCCGAAGCGCTCATCGAGTCGGAACTCTTCGGCCACAAAAAGGGGGCCTTCACCGGCGCCATCGTCGACCACCCCGGAGCTTTTTCCCGCTGCACCCCCCATGGCTCGATTTTTCTCGACGAAATCGGCGATCTCTCCATCCCGGTGCAGATCAAGCTCCTGCAGATCCTGCAGGAACGCATTTTTTCTCCGGTGGGGAGCCATGACCGTCAGCGTTTTCACGGTCGGGTCATTGCCGCCACCCACAAGCCCCTCGAGGCGATGCGCCGAACCGGGCAATTTCGCGACGACTTTTACTATCGACTCTGCTCCGATATCATCGTCGTGCCGCCTTTGCGCCAACGCCTGCGTGAAGAACCACGGGAACTCACCGAGATGGTGAGCGGAATTCTCTCCCGGATGCTCGGCTCTTCAGGGCTGAGGTTGGTTGATTTCGTCTGTGCCACCCTGACGCGGTCGGTCGCACCCGACTACCCCTGGCCCGGCAATGTCCGCGAACTCGAACAGGCGGTGCGCCGCATCCTCGTGACCGAGGATTTCCGAGGCGAAACCCCACCGACGGCGGCCAACGGGAAACAGCAGTTCTTGATTGACATCGATGCCGGGGCCCTCAATGCCCGGGAACTCCAGGCCTGCTATTGCCGCCTTCTTTACCAACGCCACGGCACCATCGAGGAAGTCGCCCGCCGCACCGACCTTGATCGCAGAACGGTCAAGAAGTACCTCGGAGATTGA
- a CDS encoding amidohydrolase family protein, whose translation MDKSMVIDIHTHGAGIGGGGSGCHVAPQLRNSWKFRFYLRAFGVTFADLERDGDMRVLQGMSARLAAAQHVHKAVVFALDGAIDGQGHLDLEKTELYIPNAFIAQACREHNNLLFGASVNPRRRDALEQLDAAVADGAVLLKWLPSIQGIDPADRALIPFYKRLVELKLPLLSHTGNEESFTRTDNRLADPERLRLPLEQGVTVIAAHCASNGRNGGEGNFGRFLSLAAAYPHLHADISALTQINRLGHLQRVLARPELHSRLHFGTDMPLPCTGLTSPWFQLGRLPLATIRRLSAIDNPWDQSLQLKLALGLPQAVLGNTPQLLRLN comes from the coding sequence ATGGACAAATCGATGGTCATCGACATTCATACCCATGGGGCCGGAATCGGCGGCGGCGGCAGCGGCTGCCATGTGGCGCCGCAACTGCGCAACAGCTGGAAGTTCCGCTTTTACCTCAGGGCCTTCGGCGTCACCTTCGCCGATCTGGAGCGGGACGGAGACATGCGGGTGCTGCAGGGGATGTCCGCACGCCTGGCCGCCGCGCAGCATGTGCACAAGGCCGTGGTCTTCGCCCTCGATGGCGCCATCGACGGCCAGGGTCACCTCGATCTAGAGAAGACTGAACTCTACATCCCCAACGCCTTCATCGCCCAGGCCTGCCGCGAACACAACAACCTCCTCTTTGGCGCCAGCGTCAATCCCCGGCGCCGCGACGCCCTGGAACAACTCGACGCGGCAGTCGCCGATGGCGCGGTGCTGCTGAAGTGGCTGCCGTCGATCCAGGGGATCGACCCGGCCGACCGGGCCCTGATCCCCTTCTACAAGCGCCTTGTCGAGTTGAAACTGCCGTTGCTCAGTCACACCGGAAACGAGGAGTCCTTCACCCGCACCGACAACCGCCTCGCCGACCCAGAACGTCTGCGTCTCCCTTTGGAGCAAGGGGTGACGGTGATTGCCGCCCACTGCGCCAGCAACGGCCGCAACGGCGGCGAGGGCAACTTCGGGCGTTTCCTGAGTCTGGCTGCAGCCTATCCCCATCTCCATGCCGACATCTCCGCCCTGACCCAGATCAATCGCCTCGGTCACCTGCAGCGGGTTCTTGCCCGTCCGGAGCTGCACAGCCGGCTCCATTTCGGCACCGACATGCCACTCCCCTGCACCGGCCTGACCTCCCCCTGGTTCCAACTCGGGCGTCTCCCCCTGGCTACCATCCGTCGTCTCTCGGCTATCGACAATCCCTGGGACCAGAGCCTGCAATTGAAACTGGCGCTAGGCCTTCCGCAAGCGGTGCTGGGCAACACTCCCCAGCTGCTGCGCCTGAACTGA
- a CDS encoding acyl-[ACP]--phospholipid O-acyltransferase, protein MPAIEPNVQLPLSFRRLNLVQALGALNDNLIKLIIIFFLIGQGGEANAAGIAALGSAAFIAPFLLFSALAGSLADRLPKSRVIVAVKGLEVGIAILAAVGAWQQNAPVLYLAIFFLGCHSAFFAPAKYGVVPELVGRQELSRANSLLEMLTFLAIVGGTALAPFLVQAANGRHGVALFGGIAIAVCGLLIAWRLPTTPQGAPTRPLALFPAAYWRTLRSLRQDGYLLLAIFGAAYFLFVGAFCQLNLLSYGMSRLGLSQEESGYLFVAAALGIGLGSLLAGRLSGRTVEFGVVPIGATGLTLTSFALYAAPPHIPTVLGIVALFGLSAGVFIVPLQSFIQLRSPADRRGEIQAAASFLSWVGALAASALLWFLSGPLQVSPGASFALLAVVTLILTVLTLCILPDFLLRFISLLAMRLCYRLEIVGRNNVPMEGGALLVANHVSWLDALLLIATQQRRIRFVMEREIYNTPLLRQLCRLMGVIPVSSKDGKKGMLTFIAAARQALDDGYLVCIFAEGAITRNGMLNQFKGGFERIVKGSKHPIIPIYIGGAWGSILSYAHGKLLSRLPTLFPYRVTVLFGTALPAGSNPQEVRGAVMELSCAWFDSRKPRRRALGELFAETARENWRRPALADTGGRTLRYGEALIASTALAARLRTQIKGAPMIGVCLPPTVGSALANLALNLEGTAPVNFNYTASPDGIRSAINQCGIDTVITSRTFLDKLSALPELPGVLYIEDLLVELSPGEKLRAFCKARLLPLRLWARPKSFTADRLATVIFSSGSTGEPKGVMLSHHNILSNLEALRIVFRVTKRDNICSALPFFHSLGFTGTLWLPLLSGFSAVYHTNPLDGEVIARTVRKERSTLLIATPTFLMAYLRRARREDFVTLRLVVTGAEKLKSKLADSFEERFGLRPLEGYGATELSPVIALSLPDVEIDGIRQAGWCDGSVGLPIPGVVVKVIDPESGAPRRTCESGLILVKGPNVMLGYLGQPEKTGEVVRDGWYDTGDIGHLDAGGFLHITDRLARFSKIGGEMIPHGAVEDLLHAQLNQTGVVAVTSIPDEKRGECLVVVYESASSTVETLHRLISESDLPNLWKPARDCYVAVERLPLLGSGKLDLCGVRELAQAGIHP, encoded by the coding sequence ATGCCCGCTATCGAGCCCAATGTGCAACTGCCCCTGTCATTTCGCCGCCTCAACCTCGTCCAGGCCCTCGGCGCGCTCAACGACAACCTGATCAAGCTTATCATCATCTTCTTTCTCATCGGCCAGGGGGGCGAGGCGAACGCCGCCGGCATCGCCGCCCTCGGCAGTGCCGCCTTCATCGCGCCGTTTCTCCTCTTCTCCGCCCTGGCCGGTTCCCTCGCCGACCGCCTGCCAAAAAGCAGGGTGATCGTCGCGGTCAAGGGGCTGGAGGTCGGCATCGCGATCCTGGCCGCCGTCGGCGCGTGGCAGCAGAATGCTCCGGTACTCTACCTGGCGATCTTCTTCCTCGGTTGCCACAGCGCCTTCTTCGCCCCGGCCAAGTACGGCGTCGTCCCGGAGCTGGTGGGGCGACAGGAGCTTTCAAGGGCCAACAGCCTCCTGGAGATGCTGACCTTTCTGGCAATTGTCGGCGGCACAGCCCTCGCCCCCTTCCTGGTGCAGGCTGCCAACGGGCGCCACGGCGTCGCACTTTTTGGCGGAATCGCCATCGCTGTTTGTGGTCTGCTGATCGCCTGGCGGTTGCCAACCACCCCGCAGGGTGCGCCGACGCGCCCCCTTGCCCTCTTCCCGGCCGCCTACTGGCGTACCCTGCGCAGCCTCCGCCAAGACGGCTATTTGCTCCTGGCGATCTTCGGCGCTGCCTACTTCCTCTTCGTCGGTGCCTTCTGCCAGCTCAACCTTCTTTCCTACGGCATGAGCCGCCTTGGCCTCAGCCAGGAGGAGAGCGGTTACCTCTTCGTCGCCGCCGCTCTCGGGATTGGCCTCGGTTCTCTCCTGGCGGGACGCCTCTCCGGCCGCACCGTGGAATTCGGCGTCGTACCTATCGGCGCCACCGGTCTGACCCTCACCTCTTTCGCCCTGTACGCCGCCCCCCCCCATATTCCCACGGTTCTGGGCATCGTCGCCCTCTTTGGCCTCAGCGCCGGCGTCTTCATCGTGCCGCTGCAATCCTTCATCCAGCTACGCAGTCCGGCCGACCGCCGCGGGGAGATTCAGGCCGCAGCCAGCTTCCTCAGCTGGGTCGGCGCCCTCGCCGCATCGGCACTCCTCTGGTTTCTCTCCGGTCCGCTGCAGGTTTCGCCGGGCGCCTCCTTTGCCCTGCTGGCGGTCGTGACCCTGATTCTGACGGTGCTGACCCTCTGCATCCTCCCCGATTTTCTCCTGCGCTTCATCTCCCTTCTGGCCATGCGCCTCTGCTACCGACTGGAGATCGTCGGCCGCAATAACGTCCCCATGGAGGGGGGGGCACTGCTGGTCGCCAACCATGTCTCCTGGCTTGACGCCCTGCTGCTGATCGCCACCCAACAGCGCCGGATCCGTTTCGTTATGGAGCGGGAGATATACAACACGCCGTTGCTTCGCCAGCTTTGCCGCCTGATGGGAGTGATTCCGGTCTCGTCCAAGGACGGCAAAAAGGGGATGTTGACCTTTATCGCGGCAGCCCGCCAGGCTCTCGACGACGGCTACCTGGTCTGCATCTTTGCGGAAGGGGCGATCACCCGCAACGGCATGCTCAACCAATTCAAGGGAGGCTTCGAGCGCATCGTCAAGGGGAGTAAGCACCCGATCATCCCGATTTATATCGGCGGCGCCTGGGGGAGCATCCTCTCCTATGCCCACGGCAAGCTTCTGTCGCGCCTGCCGACCCTCTTCCCCTATCGGGTGACGGTACTCTTCGGCACGGCCCTCCCGGCCGGCAGCAATCCCCAGGAGGTGCGGGGGGCGGTGATGGAACTCTCCTGTGCTTGGTTCGATTCCCGCAAGCCCCGGCGCCGCGCTCTCGGCGAACTTTTTGCCGAAACCGCCCGTGAAAACTGGCGCCGGCCCGCCCTGGCCGACACCGGGGGCCGCACCCTGCGTTATGGAGAGGCCCTGATCGCCTCTACGGCTCTGGCGGCAAGGCTGCGGACGCAGATCAAGGGGGCGCCGATGATCGGGGTCTGCCTGCCGCCGACGGTCGGCAGCGCTTTGGCCAATCTTGCCCTGAACCTTGAGGGGACGGCGCCGGTAAATTTCAACTACACCGCCTCCCCCGACGGGATCCGTTCCGCCATCAATCAGTGCGGAATCGACACCGTGATCACCTCGCGGACCTTTCTCGATAAGCTCTCTGCCCTGCCGGAGCTTCCCGGCGTTCTCTACATCGAGGACCTCCTTGTCGAGCTGAGTCCCGGTGAAAAACTCCGCGCCTTTTGCAAAGCACGTCTCCTGCCGCTACGGCTCTGGGCCCGTCCGAAAAGCTTCACCGCCGACCGCCTCGCCACAGTGATTTTTTCTTCGGGGAGCACCGGCGAGCCGAAAGGGGTGATGCTGTCGCACCACAACATCCTCTCCAACCTCGAGGCGCTGCGCATCGTCTTTCGCGTCACGAAGCGCGACAACATCTGCTCGGCCCTCCCTTTCTTCCATTCTCTCGGCTTCACCGGCACCCTCTGGCTACCGCTGTTGTCCGGCTTTTCTGCCGTCTACCACACTAACCCCCTCGACGGCGAGGTCATAGCCCGCACCGTGCGCAAGGAGCGCTCGACTCTGCTTATTGCCACCCCGACCTTCCTCATGGCCTACCTGCGCCGTGCCAGACGGGAAGACTTTGTAACTTTGCGCCTGGTCGTCACCGGAGCCGAAAAACTCAAGAGCAAGCTTGCCGACAGTTTCGAGGAGAGGTTCGGACTCCGCCCTCTCGAAGGATACGGCGCCACCGAGCTGTCCCCGGTCATCGCCCTCTCCCTCCCCGATGTGGAGATCGACGGCATCCGTCAGGCCGGCTGGTGCGACGGCAGTGTCGGCCTGCCGATTCCCGGTGTCGTCGTCAAGGTGATCGATCCTGAGAGCGGAGCGCCGCGGAGGACATGTGAGTCCGGCCTGATTCTGGTCAAGGGACCGAATGTCATGCTCGGCTATCTCGGCCAGCCGGAGAAGACCGGCGAAGTGGTCCGCGACGGCTGGTATGACACCGGCGATATCGGCCATCTCGACGCCGGCGGTTTTTTGCACATCACCGATCGCCTCGCCCGCTTCAGCAAGATCGGCGGCGAAATGATTCCGCACGGCGCGGTGGAGGATCTTCTGCACGCCCAGCTCAATCAGACCGGGGTGGTCGCGGTGACGAGCATTCCCGACGAAAAACGGGGTGAGTGCCTGGTCGTGGTCTACGAGAGCGCTTCCAGCACTGTCGAAACCCTGCATCGCCTGATTTCCGAAAGCGACTTGCCCAACCTCTGGAAACCGGCGCGGGATTGCTATGTAGCGGTCGAACGTCTGCCGTTGCTCGGAAGCGGCAAGCTCGACCTCTGCGGCGTCAGGGAGCTGGCTCAGGCAGGGATTCATCCATAA
- a CDS encoding GAF domain-containing protein, with the protein MPQSQSVAYFKLFYEAAQTILSSSSLQVTLETLVERSVAALHVRGGSLRLVDEETHRLEQMASCGLSEAYLNKGALNADLSVPEVLDGKVVCIQDAYDDPRIQYRDELRSEGINTLLSLPLVASGRAIGVLRLYSAERRTFTDEEIELVSAMAELGALAIVNARLYKAQGVKLSALLQDVGVELTGAPAEVEEQTRPFASVPGETGRSLEYFRALHEITRAMLSTLDSRELMQLIIERVMGLMHAKAAALRLINEVSNELELLAARGLSDRFLAKGSPHADRSIRETLEGIPVLIADTGSDPRLEYPKQTVAEGIASILSLPIIARHRVIGVLRVYSDRPRAYSQEDVTFLSAVAEIAGIVIVNARLFEKTHYDLSFWNATLGYLREPES; encoded by the coding sequence ATGCCGCAAAGCCAGTCAGTCGCCTATTTTAAACTGTTTTACGAAGCGGCGCAGACGATCCTCTCCTCTTCGTCGCTGCAGGTCACGCTCGAGACGCTGGTCGAACGCTCCGTTGCGGCGCTGCACGTCAGGGGGGGGAGCCTGCGGCTCGTCGACGAGGAGACCCACCGTCTGGAACAGATGGCGTCCTGCGGCCTGAGCGAGGCCTATCTCAACAAGGGGGCGCTCAACGCCGACCTCAGCGTCCCCGAGGTCCTCGACGGGAAGGTCGTCTGCATTCAGGATGCCTACGACGACCCGCGCATCCAGTATCGCGACGAGCTGCGATCCGAAGGGATCAACACCCTGCTGTCGCTGCCGCTGGTCGCCTCCGGCAGGGCCATCGGCGTGCTGCGTCTCTACAGCGCCGAGCGCCGAACCTTCACCGACGAAGAGATCGAACTGGTCTCGGCGATGGCCGAACTCGGCGCCCTGGCCATCGTCAATGCCCGGCTCTACAAGGCCCAAGGGGTCAAGCTCTCGGCCCTGCTTCAGGATGTCGGCGTCGAACTCACCGGCGCGCCGGCCGAGGTCGAGGAGCAGACCCGTCCCTTCGCCTCCGTCCCCGGGGAGACAGGGCGCAGCCTCGAATATTTCCGCGCCCTGCACGAAATCACCCGGGCCATGCTCTCGACCCTCGATTCCCGCGAGTTGATGCAGCTGATCATCGAGCGGGTGATGGGACTGATGCACGCCAAGGCGGCGGCCCTGCGCCTGATCAACGAAGTCTCCAACGAGCTGGAACTCCTGGCCGCCCGGGGGCTCAGCGACCGCTTCCTGGCCAAGGGGTCGCCCCATGCCGACAGAAGCATCCGCGAGACCCTTGAGGGGATTCCGGTCCTCATCGCCGACACCGGTAGCGATCCGCGCCTCGAATACCCGAAGCAGACCGTGGCCGAGGGGATCGCCTCGATTCTCTCTCTGCCGATCATCGCCCGGCATCGGGTGATCGGTGTGCTGAGGGTCTACTCGGATCGGCCGCGGGCCTACAGCCAGGAGGACGTCACCTTCCTTTCGGCCGTCGCCGAAATTGCCGGGATCGTCATCGTCAATGCCCGCCTTTTCGAGAAGACCCATTACGACCTGTCGTTCTGGAATGCGACGCTCGGGTATCTGCGGGAGCCGGAAAGCTGA